The following are encoded together in the Deltaproteobacteria bacterium genome:
- a CDS encoding NAD-dependent epimerase/dehydratase family protein — MRILVTGGAGFIGSNIVDEYVRDGHDVLVIDDLSTGKEKNINSDATFHKISICDEAIENIFKEFKPDVVNHHAAQMDVRKSVEDPVFDARTNIIGMLNLLENSKRCGVKKVIFASTGGAVYGEQERFPADEKHPTMPLSPYGVSKLAGEKYLYYYKANFGIDYCILRYANIYGPRQDPHGEAGVVAIFIQKMLKGEQPIINGDGKQTRDFVFVKDAADANIKALSFSGSDVFNIGTGIEADVNYIFNELARFAGVHCKEVHVPAKDGEQRRSVIDAARAEKVLGWKPQVPLNEGLKETVEYFKNISCRSSHLT, encoded by the coding sequence GTTCTTGTCATAGATGACCTTTCAACAGGTAAGGAGAAAAATATAAATTCAGACGCAACATTTCATAAAATCAGTATATGTGATGAGGCTATAGAAAATATTTTTAAAGAATTTAAGCCTGATGTAGTTAATCACCATGCAGCACAGATGGATGTGAGAAAATCAGTAGAAGACCCTGTATTTGATGCAAGGACAAATATAATCGGCATGTTAAACCTTTTGGAGAACTCAAAGAGATGCGGAGTTAAAAAGGTTATATTTGCCTCTACAGGCGGCGCTGTATATGGTGAACAGGAAAGATTCCCTGCAGATGAGAAACATCCAACAATGCCACTTTCCCCTTATGGTGTTTCAAAACTCGCAGGAGAAAAATATCTGTATTATTATAAGGCTAACTTCGGCATAGATTACTGCATATTAAGATATGCAAATATTTATGGTCCAAGACAGGACCCTCACGGAGAGGCTGGGGTTGTTGCAATATTCATCCAGAAGATGCTTAAAGGTGAGCAGCCGATAATCAATGGAGACGGCAAACAGACAAGGGACTTTGTGTTTGTTAAAGATGCTGCGGATGCGAATATAAAGGCGCTCTCATTTAGCGGCAGCGATGTATTTAATATCGGGACAGGCATAGAAGCAGATGTAAATTATATTTTTAATGAACTGGCAAGGTTTGCAGGGGTCCATTGTAAAGAGGTTCATGTCCCAGCAAAGGATGGAGAGCAGAGAAGGAGTGTTATAGATGCAGCAAGGGCAGAAAAGGTGCTTGGCTGGAAACCGCAGGTGCCTCTTAATGAAGGTTTAAAAGAAACCGTTGAATATTTTAAAAACATATCATGCAGGTCATCACATCTCACATAA